GTGTGGGAAAGCGAAACAGACAAGTGGAGCATTGATCAGGGTGATGCCCAGATTGATGAAGAGACGCTGCGCACAATCTTCCTGCCGCCGTATAAAGCTGCTATCGAGCAGGGGGCGCTCAATGTGATGGCATCGTATAGCATGTGGAATGGCGTCAAGCTGCACGGCCATAAATACCTGCTGACGGATGTGCTGAAGGATGAACTCGGCTTTGAAGGCTTTATCGTCACCGATTGGATGGCGATTGATCAACTTTCAGAGAACTACTACGATGCTGTTGTTCACAGCATTAACGCCGGGATCGACATGAATATGGTGCCTTTCGACTATAAGCGCTTCATCACCGTGATGAAGGAAGCCGTTGAAAAGGGCGACATCAGCATGGCACGCGTTGACGATGCTGTCCGCCGTATCTTGCGCGCTAAGTTTTGGCAGGGCCTCTTTGAAAAACCCATCACGGACGATCATTGGTTGGATGACTTCGGCGGTGAGGCACACCGAGAAGTCGCCCGCGAAGCCGTGCGTAAATCGCTCGTGCTGCTCAAGAATGAAAATCATGCGCTCCCGCTGACGGCTGAAGCTGGCCCTGTCCTGGTCGCTGGCGAAGGTGCCGATGATATTGGCCTGGCTTGTGGTGGCTGGACTATCGAATGGATGGGGAACAAGGGGGCGATCACCCCTGGTTCTACCTTGCTTGAAGGTTTAAAAGCCCAGCTTGGCGATGAAAACGTCAAATACAGCGCAGAAGGCGCCTTCAGCACCACTGAAAAAGCCCCTGTGGCGGTCGTTGTGGTGGGCGAAGACCCTTATGCGGAAGGTGAAGGCGATACATCAAACCTGGCGTTGCGTGCGGAACATGTCGCCCTGGTAGAACGTGTACGCGCTGTTTGTGATAAGCTGGTGCTCGTCATTTATAGTGGTCGTCCTGTTATCCTGAGTGATGTGCTGGCGGAATGCGATGCCATCGTGGCAGCGTGGCTGCCCGGTACAGAAGCCAACGCTATCGCGGATGTGCTCGTTGGCGAAGCGCCATTTGAGGGCAAGCTCGGCCATAATTGGCCCCGCAGCATGGATCAGGTGCCGCTTTCTGCCCTGAAAGCCAGCGATCAAGGCCCGCTGTATCCGTATGGGCATGGTCTGTCTTTGTAATTCGTTTATTGAAGAAGGGGTCTTTGTGCCCCTTCTTTTTAGCTTGGCATTATTTCAATTTTTGTTTCACACGCTATGAATTCGTCCTAAAAGTACGTTTATTGCAAGAGGTTCACACATGACATCTTTTTTCAAACGTCGATTTTTGCTCGGTTTATTGTTGAGCCTGCTGGTGATTGCTGGCACACAGGCACAATCCGATCTTGAGGATGCCCCCTATAAAGACCCTTCACTGCCAATTGATGAGCGCGTTGACGATTTGCTAGGCCGCATGACGCTGGAAGAGAAAATCGGCCAGATGACCCTGGTCGAAGTCAACAGCCTCCAGCCAGAAATTGTCCGCGATCACTTTATCGGGGCGATTCTCAGCGGTGGCGGCGGTTATCCGACCCCCAACACAGTAGAAAATTGGGCCTTACGGACGGATACGCTGCAACAGGCGGCCATGGAGACGCGGCTGCAAATCCCCATGATGTATGGCGTTGATGCTATCCATGGGCATAACAACGTCCGGGGCGCTGTGATCTATCCACATAACATTGGCCTGGGCGCGACAGGGGATGCGGAATTGGTGCGCCTGATCGGGCAGGCTACCGCCTGTGACATGCTGGCGACAGGCATTCAGTGGGATTATGCGCCCGTGCTGGCTGTTCCGCAGGACATCCGTTGGGGCCGGACTTATGAAGCCTTCGGCCAGGATACGGAACTCGTCACAGAACTTGGCGTGGCTTATATTGAAGGCCTGCAGGGCGATGACCTCGCCAGCCCGACGACCGTCGCGGCGACGCCCAAGCACTTTGTCGCTGATGGCGCGACGATGATTGGTACCTCGCGTACAAATGGCTATTTGCTGGACCAGGGTAACGCCAGCCTGACAGAAGAAGTGCTCCGTGAGGTGCATCTTGCGCCTTATGAAGCGGCTATCGCCCAGGGCGCGCAGATTATTATGGCTTCCTACTCAAGCTGGAACAATAAAAAGCTGCATGGTCAGGCGTATTTGCTGACGGACGTCCTGAAAGGCGAAATGGGCTTTGAAGGCTTTATCGTCAGCGATTGGGCGGGTGTTGATCAGGTCAGCAGCGATTATTATGACGCTGTTGTGACGAGCATCAACGCGGGTATTGATATGAATATGGTACCCAGCAACTTTGGGCGTTTTATCACGGTGATGGAACAGGCTGTGGAAGATGACGACATCATCATAGAGCGCATTGACGATGCAGTGCGCCGCATCCTGCGCGTCAAGTTTATGCTGGGCTTGTTCGAGAATCCCTATACCAACCCGGATTTAGCCGCGTCGTTTGGTTCCGATGCTGCGCGTGAATTGGCGCGGGAGGCTGTGGCGCGGTCGGCTGTCTTGCTCAAAAATGATGCTGATGTGCTCCCGCTCTCCACGGATTTAGACAGGGTATTCATTGCTGGTGATCAGGCTAACAGTGTCGGCATTCAATCCGGTGGCTGGACGTTGGAGTGGCAGGGGACAAGTGCTGATTTACCCGGTACGACGATTGCAGAAGGGATCCAGGCGGCCCTGGGGGATCGTACACAGGTTTTTGTCGACCGGGACGGTGTTTTCGAAGATGCGACAGACGAAGCGGGTCACCCATTGCGGGCGAATGTCGGGGTCGTCGTCATTGGCGAGCGCCCCTATGCGGAAGGCGTCGGCGATGTGTTGGACCTGGCATTGTCTGAAGATGATATGCAGCTCATCGCAGACGTGCGCGAACGCAGCGATAAACTCATTATCGTACTCGTGAGTGGTCGTCCACTGCTGATTAATCAGGCACTGGATTATGCTGATGCCTTTATCGCGGCATGGCTCCCCGGCTCTGAAGGCGCAGGCATCGCCGATGTGATCTTCGGTGAACGGCCCTTTAGCGGTGTGCTGCCCATGGCATGGCCTCGCGACATGGCACAGGTACCTCTCAGCGCGCTTGAATCCAGCGAGGAGCCGCCGCTGTTCCCTTATGGTTATGGCCTGACCACAGCGGGTGAACCGGCTGCTTTACCACAAATCACTTGTGGTAGCGCATCATCTCAAATACAAACAGAAAGCACAGAAGTAGAGAGTACTGACGTAGAAAACTCTGAAACAGAGCGTACTGAAACACCGAGTGAGGAGGTCGCTATGGAGACGGAAGTGCCAGCAACAGAAACACCTGGCCCAGATTTATCAGGCCTTGCCGTGAGCGTTAACCAGATTGGTTACTATCCAGATGCGCCTAAATTCGGCATGGTCGCCAACAGCGGCCTGGAAACGGCGACCTGGGCTTTGCTGGATGTTGAAAGTGGTGCTGTCGTGTCTGAAGGCGTGGCAGGGCCAGCGACTCATGATGCTGCGAGCGGTGATGAATTGCTCGTCGTAGATTTTAGTCCGTTTTCGACACCCGGAACGTATCAACTAAATGTGCAGGGGGCGGTTAGCGCCCCCTTTCGCATTGGGGAAGATGTCTATCGTGATCTGAGCGTGGATGCTCTGCGTTATTTTTACCTCAGCCGCAGTGGTATTGAACTGGACCCAACCTATGCTGGCGATTATGCGCGTCAGGCTGGGCACATGACCGATGATGATGTCATTTGCTATCAGGGGACAGATGCAGCGGGTGCTTCCTGGCCGGGTTGCGATTACGTGCTGAATGCGCGCGGCGGTTGGTACGATGCTGGCGATTATGGTAAGTATGTCGTCAATGGTGGTATTAGTGCCTGGACGCTGCTCAATCTGTACGAACGTGTGCCTTCAGCGTACCCGGATGGCAGCCTGAATATCCCTGAGAGTGGTAATGGCGTCTCCGATTTGCTGGATGAAGCGCGTTGGGAAGTCGATTTCTTGCTCTCGATGCAGGTGCCGGAAGGCCAGCCACAGGCGGGCATGGTGCATCACAAATTGCATGATCTGAGATGGGGCGACATCCCCGAAAAGCCACCCACAGAATACAATAATGATAACGATCATCAATCTTCTTACAGTGGGCGCTACGTCTATCCGCCTTCAACAACGGCGACTTATAACATGGCGGCTGTCGCTGCACAGTGCGCGCGCATCTGGCAGGGCATCGACGACGATTATGCTGAACGCTGCCTGAATGCGGCTGTTCGTGCCTTCGATGCTGCTGATGAGAACCCGATTGCGTTGGCGGGGAATACACCCGGCGAAGGCGGCGGTAATTACGATGATGTCAGGCCGCAGGATGAAAAGTATTGGGCGGCTGCGGAGCTTTTTGTTACCACGGGAGATACACATTATCTGGAAGCCATGCAAAGCACACCCTATCTCGCCCAGTTTGGCGCTCTATACAATGACGGAGCTATGACATGGGGAGATACGGCGGCATTGGGGACCCTTTCCATATTGCTGCATGCTGCTTCGCTGGATGCATTGGATGCCGAGACGCTCACGACCATGCAGGAACAGCTTATTTCTGTAGCGGATGACTATCTGGCGCGTATCGCGAGCGAAGGGTATCGTCTGCCAATGCGCAATTACGTCTGGGGGTCTAACAGCGTCGCATTGAATAATGCCATCATCCTGGCTTATGCATATGATCAAACGGGCGATTTGCGCTATCTGGGCGGGGTAACAGAGACGATGGATTATATCCTGGGGCGCAATACCTTCGCCTTTAGCTTTGTGACGGGCTACGGTACAGAGCGTGCCCAGCACCCGCACCATCGCTTCTGGGCCAATGAGCCAGGGCGTGGCTTCCCGGCACCACCGCCGGGCGTGGTAGTTGGTGGCCCCAATGCAGACCCTAGCGACCCGACAGCGCTTGAAAGCGCGGATCTTGAGCATGGGCCTGCGCGTCGTTATGTGGATTTGCGCGGCAGTTGGTCTACCAATGAGGTGACAATTAACTGGAATGCGCCGCTTGCATGGGTGGCCGGCTACTTAAACGCGCTCCATACAAGCGACGCCTGATGCTGATTATGATGTTTCTTCGCTGAGGCCCATCGCTGCGTTGAAGGTATTGATCGTCGCGCGCGACAGCGGCACAAGGGGGTTGCCCTGGGTGCTGCTGAACAACTCAATGTTCACCTCAATGAAGGCATTCGCAACTTGGAAGATAGCGATGGAGCCATATAAGCCGGACCCAAACAGGTTTGGCTGTGGGAAGTTATCTTCCGTGCGGCCTGTATCCAGGACGCTGCGAATGCCTTTGATGAATTCATAGTGCTCCTTAGCGGCTTCTGCATCGTCGAAGAAGGCGAAGGATAGGTTCATCTGGCCGCCTGTTTGCTCGTTGTAATAAACTTTGACGCCAGAGCCACCTGCCTGTACGTTGGTTAATGGGCTGATGCCATCTTCCCCGCGAGAATAATCTCGCCGCCATTCGATGGCACCTGCGGGCAAGCGATTTGGCAAAGCTGCGATCAGGGTATCTATAGCCGCTTCAATCTCTGTATTTCCCGTCTCTGCACTGGTTTCTGCTTCCGCATCTGCATCTGGGTTTGGTGTTGGCGTCAGCGAGGGGGTCGGAATCGGCGTGTTTGTAACGGTGGGCGTTATATCCAAGTCATCAGGCGCACAAGCAGCGATTAGCAGCATGACGATCAAGAGAAATAGGCCATAACGCCTTTTGAGGTGGGTGGCATGATGAATGTGCGACATTATGGCATATCCTCTGTTGACATGTCCTCTACTTCCGGGTCGAACAGTCGCAGCCGTTCCGGGATCGTATCGGAGATAATCATCTGTGCGACCTCTGATTCACTGACCTCTTCTTTGCGGAAGTCGCCCAATTTGCGCCCCCGGCTGATGATCGTAAAGCGGTCTGCTACGGCGTGCACCTGGCTGATGTTGTGCGTGATGAAGATCACGCTCATGCCGCGTTCTTTAGCCGCCAGGGTATAATCCAGTACTTTACGCGTTTCGCCAACGGAAAGGGCGGATGTCGGCTCATCGAGGATGAGCAGCTTCTTGCCGAAGTAAACAGCCCGCCCGATGGCGATAGACTGCCGCTCCCCGCCAGACATTGTGCCGACTTCTTCGTTTGGGTCGCGGATGTGAATGCCGACATCGGCCAGGGCTTCAATGGTGATTTCGGCCATGTGGTTCTGATCGAGGAATTGAAAGGGGCCAATATGATAGGTTGGCTCCTGCCCCAGCCAGAAGTTGCGTGCAATACTCATCAAAGGGACCAGCGCCAAATCCTGATAAACTGTTTCAATCCCCAGGTCACGGGCATCATGGGGCGATTCAATGCTGACAGGCGCTCCCTCAAAATAAATCTGGCCTTTGGTGGGCGTATGAAAGCCCGTCAGTACCTTAATCAGCGTCGATTTCCCTGCGCCATTATCCCCTAATAAGCCGACGATCTCTTGCTTATCTACATGGAAGTTGATGCCACGCAGTGCCTGCACACTACCGAAGTATTTGTGAATATCGCGCATGTCGACAAGTGGCGTATCTGTTCGGTCTGTTTCGTTCGGGCTGCTCATAGGTGGTCCTTTCTGTTCCCTCTCCGATTCTCTTATTTTTGTCGACCACGCACGGTGGTATTGAGCACAACGGCCACAATGATGATGACACCAACTGTGCCCTGGAACAGGCGCGAATCAATGCCGACAAGCACCAGCCCCGTCTGCAACATGCCAAAGATGAGTGCACCCAGGAACGACCCGAAAACACTGCCATAACCGCCGCTGAGCAACGCGCCGCCAATGACCGTCATTGCGATGACTTCCAGCTCCCACCCCTGGCCTTTCAGTGGGTCCACGCCGGGGTTACGGGCTGTCTCATAGATGGCGGCAATACCGGTCAGCATGGCTGTCAGGACGAAGTTCTGCACTTTAATGCGCGCGACGTTGATACCCTGGGCGCGGGCGGCGGCTTCGTTACCACCTACCGCAAAGACGGAATTGCCGTAGGGTGTGCGCATCAGGATGACATTGAACACGAAGACGAAGATCAGCCACCAGATAATTGCCATGCGGAAGTTCGCCGCGCTTTCCGTCACGATGTGCAGCCCTAAAAAGTGTACATTGAGGTCCCAGCGCCCATTGATGAGGTCAAACCAGCCCGCCTGGACGAATTGCCCCTCTGATAGGTAATAGATGATGATTTGCAGCAACCAGAAGGCGAATATCGCTGTTGCTGCTGTTGCCAGGAAGGCGAATATCGCACGATAAATTGCCGTTGTCGTGCCGAAGTACCCGTTATCCTGGCGCATTTGCCATACTTGCGCGGCGCGGCGCCATAAATTAGGCAAAGATCGCCATGCCAGGAACAGCGTAACTGCCATCGCAATGAGTGCCAGCAAAATCAGCACCCAGGGGGAAATATCGACGGTTGGGAATTCACTGAAGTAATCGCGGTAGCGCAAAATACGCCCGCCTGCGATGACGACCAGTGTAATCGCGCGGTAAGCAAGCAGCGTCCCTAACGTCACGATGAAAGAGGGAATGCCTGTTGTGATGAGGATGAGGCCGTTAATGAGCCCCAGAACAAAGGCCACGAACATTGCCAGCGCCGCCGCCGGGATGACATCCAGCGGACCCGTATTCATGCCTGGGATGCCTTCCGTCATGAAGGTCATGAAGGTCATGGCGACCACACCCAGTATGGAGCCGACAGAGAGGTCAAATTCGCCGGAGATCATCAAAATGGTGATGCCAATGGCGATGATGCCCCGGCTAGAGACATTCGTCAGGATGGATGCGATAGACGATTGTGTGAAAAAAAGATCAGTCGTCATCGTGAAGCCGAAGAAGATGGCGATAAAGCCGATGATGGCCCCTGCACTGGGTGATTTGGCAAGTTGCAGGCTGATCGTCTTCGTCGGGGACATAGAGACAGCTCGTCGCAGGTCATCAGAGGCTTCGACATTGGGGCGGGTCAGTAGATAGATGATGAGCCCAACTGTAAAGAGGGCGATACCTGGCAGCAAGCGCCATAATTCTGGGTGGCGAATATTCGCGACATCTAGCGGGAATAGTTCCACCCATTGGATAATCTGCACCAGCATCCAACCTACGCCCAGGCCGAGCAGGACGAGCCCGCTCAGTTGCAGGGTGCGCTTGTAATGATCAAAACGGCGGTTGCGGGGCAGCAAGAGCAGCACACAGCCAACAATCGCTACTAAGACGCCCAGATTCATCTGCGCCGTGGTTTCTGGCGGTGGATCGCCCCCGTTGACTTCTGCGACGAGCAGGAAGAACTTCACCACAGCCGGGATCAAGACACTGGCAATCAACATAAAGCCGATGATCGCTGTGAGAAGGCTCATCCAGCGCGTCCAGCTTATTGCTGCGGCTTGCTGCTGCCACAGCCCCCAGGCTGTACGCAGGCACGCGATGGCATAAATCACGCTGACGATGATTGCGGCCCATTCAATCAGGTTTTTATCACTGCGGAGGATGTTGGCGCGTTCCCCCAGGGGGAGCCACCCTGTAATGATTTGTTCTGCAACGAGGATGCCAACGGCTGCTAATGCCAGCATCACAAAGGCGAAGAGCTGCGCGGTGCGCGTGCTATCTCGTTTTCCATCTAAAAACGCTTGCATAATAGTCTATTCCGATTCGTCGTGTCGTTCACCATGGTGGTATGCGATCTCGTTCCCTTAAAGCGTGATCGGTACGAGAATAGAATTGAGAATCAGCCAGTAGAGAATCAGCCAGTAGCAAAAGGTAGACAAAAGAAAGAGGATGCATGGTTGTTCGTCCATGCATCCCCTGATAGTGTTTTTTTAGCGATAACCGGCTGCGGTGAGTTCGACAATGGCATCAACGTTAGATTGGTCGATGACACCAGGACCCGTCAGGATGTCGCCACCTGGGGCCAGAGCAAACTGGCTGTTCAGGTAGAGCCACATGATCGTTTCAAACCCTTGTAGATAGGGCTGCTGATCAATCGCCTGAACGAGGTAACCTTCCTGGATCATCTCGTAGATTTCAGCACTGGTATCATGCGTGGTGGCGAAGACATCACCCGGCATACGGCCTGATTCCTGGAAGTAAAGGTTCAGTGCGCTGGCTGGGTTGGGGCCGAGCATGAAGGCTGCATTTGTATCCTGGTTGGCGGTGAAGTAATCGCTCAGCACGCCCGCGGATTCTGTGACATCGTTGCTGATGGTCAGGCCATCAAGGGGGATGCCTGCTTCTTCAAAGACACTGCGCACGCCAGCACAACGGGCTTCCAGGCCACTATGGCCGACTTCCTGGATGGGGCAAACACCACGTGTAATTTCTGTACCTGCTTCTGCAGCAGCATCTAGCACAGCCTGGGCGTTGGAGCGCCCGCCGAGGAATTCATTCGCACCGACGTAGAAAAGGGTGGGGAGTGCATCGGGCGTGCCTGCGTTGGGGTCCGCCGTGTTAAAGACGACGACAGGAATGCCCGCATCTGCGGCACGGTTAACCGCATCACGGATCACTTCAGGGTTAGGAACTGTGGTGCCGATGCCGTCGTTATCACGGGCAAGGGCATCGTCCCAGTAACCTGCCATATCGTCAACGCTGTCGACCGGATCTGCCAGCCATTCACAATCGGCTTCTAACAGGGCGCAAGCATCATCCATACCTTTGATGACGACGATCCAGAATGGATTGCCGACACCGCCATGGCTGACCATGCTAAAAACGAGCTGATCTTGTGCGCCAACACCGCCGATACCAGCGATGATGACACCTGTAACGAGTAATAAAATCGGGATGACTCGGAATAACGTCTTCATCTGGGAACCTCCAATAACCTTATAAAATGTCTCGAGCAAGGCGCTCGTTGAGACCAACAAAAGAAATATTCGGATGGTATGGTTGAGGGTTCTTCAAAGATGGCGTCGAAGCGTCACGCACGCGTTATATTTAAATTTAGTATGTCGCATGGATGACTGTGTCAAGCGGATATTACAACGCGTCTATAAACTTGTCAATAAATCGACATTTGTCATATTGAGATATATAACGTGAATGGACCTAGAAAGGACCGCATTTTAGAGGCGCGGTCCTCTTTAACGAATTTCACTTTGGCGTATAGATAGCTTAAACAACGGTAACAGTGTTCGTCAGGGTGCCGATTGGCTCAATCGTAATTGAAACGACGTCGCCTGCTTGCAGTGTAAAATCGCTGGGTGGCACGACGCCGGTACCCGTCAACAGGAGCGCGCCATAATCCAGCGTGTGGCTGCGACCAAGGTAACTGGCGAGTTCCGGTAGAGTACGCTTAATTTGCCCGGTGTTCGTCTCTGCCTGGAATACTACCTCGTCGCTGCGGCTGATGGTGATGGCAATGGTGACGTCCGGCCACGCATTCGCAGGGTTTAACCAGATGCGTGGGCCTAACGCGCAGGATTTATCATAAACTTTGGCCTGCGGCAGATACAGCGGATTTTCTCCTTCGATGTCCCGGCTGCTCATATCATTGCCAATCGTAAAACCAATGACCTGCATGGCGGGATTCAGCACCAGGGCAAGTTCCGGCTCTGGCACATTCCATGTCGCATCCTGGCGGATGCCTACAGCATCGCCCTGGCCCACTGCTTTATATGCCAGCGACTTAAAAAATAATTCTGGGCGCTGGGCATGATAGACTCGGGCATAAACATCCCCGCCATCCTGTGCTTCTTCCTGGCGGGCGTCTCGGCTGCGCAGATAAGTCACGCCAGAAGCCCAGATCTCCTGTGCATCCACGGGTGCTAAGAGGGCCTCCGGCGTGGGGATGGCCTCTGCTGCGCTCTGGGTCAGCGTATCGATATGCACCTGCACATCCTCTGTGCTTCCTGCCAGCCATTGGCTGAACTGGAACGAGTCTGGCAGCAGGCGCGTCTCGTCCTGTGTCTGGAGTGCCCAACGAATCGCGCCGTCATGCTGGCAGCGTAGCAAAAAATAGTCCATAAGAAAGAGAATCCTTTATGTGTCCTTTATTTAAATCGAGTGGCTGCTATGCAGATGTGCCGGAGTTGCCATCTGTTCGCCGTGTCGGCTACAATGTCTTTGACAGTTGTCTAATGCCAGAGTTCACTATTTTAGTGTCCATATTTTAAAGAGCGGCCCTGGCAAACGCAAAACAATGGTTTCGTGTGCATCGTCCAGAGACAACGAGGTTTAAAATGGCTTTTCTTAATCGTGACTTTTTGGAAAAAGTATTCTTTGCGCTGCTGCTCGCTGGCATTACTATGGCGCTGATTGGCGGTTGGCAGTTCCTCGAAAATAATAACCAGCTCAGCCAGAACCAGGCAGAGCAAATCCACGCGAATGGCGAGACCGTGAACCCAGCTTCCACAGCAGAAGCGCGGGGCCTCGTCGCCTCTGATCTGGAACGACGGCGACTCATCGAAGCTCGTTTTAACAGTATGGTGCTGGGTGGCATTGGCCTTGTTGCTCTGTCGGTTGGCTGGTTGGGCACGGATATTGTCCGCAGTGGGCGC
The Phototrophicus methaneseepsis DNA segment above includes these coding regions:
- a CDS encoding ATP-binding cassette domain-containing protein; its protein translation is MSSPNETDRTDTPLVDMRDIHKYFGSVQALRGINFHVDKQEIVGLLGDNGAGKSTLIKVLTGFHTPTKGQIYFEGAPVSIESPHDARDLGIETVYQDLALVPLMSIARNFWLGQEPTYHIGPFQFLDQNHMAEITIEALADVGIHIRDPNEEVGTMSGGERQSIAIGRAVYFGKKLLILDEPTSALSVGETRKVLDYTLAAKERGMSVIFITHNISQVHAVADRFTIISRGRKLGDFRKEEVSESEVAQMIISDTIPERLRLFDPEVEDMSTEDMP
- a CDS encoding substrate-binding domain-containing protein: MKTLFRVIPILLLVTGVIIAGIGGVGAQDQLVFSMVSHGGVGNPFWIVVIKGMDDACALLEADCEWLADPVDSVDDMAGYWDDALARDNDGIGTTVPNPEVIRDAVNRAADAGIPVVVFNTADPNAGTPDALPTLFYVGANEFLGGRSNAQAVLDAAAEAGTEITRGVCPIQEVGHSGLEARCAGVRSVFEEAGIPLDGLTISNDVTESAGVLSDYFTANQDTNAAFMLGPNPASALNLYFQESGRMPGDVFATTHDTSAEIYEMIQEGYLVQAIDQQPYLQGFETIMWLYLNSQFALAPGGDILTGPGVIDQSNVDAIVELTAAGYR
- a CDS encoding glycoside hydrolase family 9 protein, whose protein sequence is MTSFFKRRFLLGLLLSLLVIAGTQAQSDLEDAPYKDPSLPIDERVDDLLGRMTLEEKIGQMTLVEVNSLQPEIVRDHFIGAILSGGGGYPTPNTVENWALRTDTLQQAAMETRLQIPMMYGVDAIHGHNNVRGAVIYPHNIGLGATGDAELVRLIGQATACDMLATGIQWDYAPVLAVPQDIRWGRTYEAFGQDTELVTELGVAYIEGLQGDDLASPTTVAATPKHFVADGATMIGTSRTNGYLLDQGNASLTEEVLREVHLAPYEAAIAQGAQIIMASYSSWNNKKLHGQAYLLTDVLKGEMGFEGFIVSDWAGVDQVSSDYYDAVVTSINAGIDMNMVPSNFGRFITVMEQAVEDDDIIIERIDDAVRRILRVKFMLGLFENPYTNPDLAASFGSDAARELAREAVARSAVLLKNDADVLPLSTDLDRVFIAGDQANSVGIQSGGWTLEWQGTSADLPGTTIAEGIQAALGDRTQVFVDRDGVFEDATDEAGHPLRANVGVVVIGERPYAEGVGDVLDLALSEDDMQLIADVRERSDKLIIVLVSGRPLLINQALDYADAFIAAWLPGSEGAGIADVIFGERPFSGVLPMAWPRDMAQVPLSALESSEEPPLFPYGYGLTTAGEPAALPQITCGSASSQIQTESTEVESTDVENSETERTETPSEEVAMETEVPATETPGPDLSGLAVSVNQIGYYPDAPKFGMVANSGLETATWALLDVESGAVVSEGVAGPATHDAASGDELLVVDFSPFSTPGTYQLNVQGAVSAPFRIGEDVYRDLSVDALRYFYLSRSGIELDPTYAGDYARQAGHMTDDDVICYQGTDAAGASWPGCDYVLNARGGWYDAGDYGKYVVNGGISAWTLLNLYERVPSAYPDGSLNIPESGNGVSDLLDEARWEVDFLLSMQVPEGQPQAGMVHHKLHDLRWGDIPEKPPTEYNNDNDHQSSYSGRYVYPPSTTATYNMAAVAAQCARIWQGIDDDYAERCLNAAVRAFDAADENPIALAGNTPGEGGGNYDDVRPQDEKYWAAAELFVTTGDTHYLEAMQSTPYLAQFGALYNDGAMTWGDTAALGTLSILLHAASLDALDAETLTTMQEQLISVADDYLARIASEGYRLPMRNYVWGSNSVALNNAIILAYAYDQTGDLRYLGGVTETMDYILGRNTFAFSFVTGYGTERAQHPHHRFWANEPGRGFPAPPPGVVVGGPNADPSDPTALESADLEHGPARRYVDLRGSWSTNEVTINWNAPLAWVAGYLNALHTSDA
- a CDS encoding ABC transporter permease, which produces MQAFLDGKRDSTRTAQLFAFVMLALAAVGILVAEQIITGWLPLGERANILRSDKNLIEWAAIIVSVIYAIACLRTAWGLWQQQAAAISWTRWMSLLTAIIGFMLIASVLIPAVVKFFLLVAEVNGGDPPPETTAQMNLGVLVAIVGCVLLLLPRNRRFDHYKRTLQLSGLVLLGLGVGWMLVQIIQWVELFPLDVANIRHPELWRLLPGIALFTVGLIIYLLTRPNVEASDDLRRAVSMSPTKTISLQLAKSPSAGAIIGFIAIFFGFTMTTDLFFTQSSIASILTNVSSRGIIAIGITILMISGEFDLSVGSILGVVAMTFMTFMTEGIPGMNTGPLDVIPAAALAMFVAFVLGLINGLILITTGIPSFIVTLGTLLAYRAITLVVIAGGRILRYRDYFSEFPTVDISPWVLILLALIAMAVTLFLAWRSLPNLWRRAAQVWQMRQDNGYFGTTTAIYRAIFAFLATAATAIFAFWLLQIIIYYLSEGQFVQAGWFDLINGRWDLNVHFLGLHIVTESAANFRMAIIWWLIFVFVFNVILMRTPYGNSVFAVGGNEAAARAQGINVARIKVQNFVLTAMLTGIAAIYETARNPGVDPLKGQGWELEVIAMTVIGGALLSGGYGSVFGSFLGALIFGMLQTGLVLVGIDSRLFQGTVGVIIIVAVVLNTTVRGRQK
- a CDS encoding fumarylacetoacetate hydrolase family protein, with translation MDYFLLRCQHDGAIRWALQTQDETRLLPDSFQFSQWLAGSTEDVQVHIDTLTQSAAEAIPTPEALLAPVDAQEIWASGVTYLRSRDARQEEAQDGGDVYARVYHAQRPELFFKSLAYKAVGQGDAVGIRQDATWNVPEPELALVLNPAMQVIGFTIGNDMSSRDIEGENPLYLPQAKVYDKSCALGPRIWLNPANAWPDVTIAITISRSDEVVFQAETNTGQIKRTLPELASYLGRSHTLDYGALLLTGTGVVPPSDFTLQAGDVVSITIEPIGTLTNTVTVV
- a CDS encoding glycoside hydrolase family 3 protein — encoded protein: MEQSTAYKDATRTIEERIDSLLAQMTLDEKIGQMTQPEKNSITPEDVTKYFIGSVLSGGGGNPTPNNGESWAQMVKGFQKAALETRLGIPLLYGVDAVHGHNNVVGATIFPHNIGMGATRDADLVERCAQVTAQELLATGVHWDFAPAVSIPHDFRWGRSYEGYADNPAVVSELGAAFVRGLQAPNGGEAHILPSVKHYVADGGTTWGSKKSYEWIEFVWESETDKWSIDQGDAQIDEETLRTIFLPPYKAAIEQGALNVMASYSMWNGVKLHGHKYLLTDVLKDELGFEGFIVTDWMAIDQLSENYYDAVVHSINAGIDMNMVPFDYKRFITVMKEAVEKGDISMARVDDAVRRILRAKFWQGLFEKPITDDHWLDDFGGEAHREVAREAVRKSLVLLKNENHALPLTAEAGPVLVAGEGADDIGLACGGWTIEWMGNKGAITPGSTLLEGLKAQLGDENVKYSAEGAFSTTEKAPVAVVVVGEDPYAEGEGDTSNLALRAEHVALVERVRAVCDKLVLVIYSGRPVILSDVLAECDAIVAAWLPGTEANAIADVLVGEAPFEGKLGHNWPRSMDQVPLSALKASDQGPLYPYGHGLSL